The following proteins are encoded in a genomic region of Candidatus Obscuribacterales bacterium:
- the fetB gene encoding iron export ABC transporter permease subunit FetB — translation MNETYLAIGNVQLILATSLLLINIIISVVLQLGLGRQLWIAGIRAVVQLLLIGYVLEWVFTLENPPLILLVGLIMTTMAGLSSVQRTRRRFQGIYFNSILSILVSTALITGITITGIIHVDPWYDPQYLIPLLGMILGNALTGITLAIDRFMDDLTTGRDRIEAMLALGATRWEAAHDSIRVALRTGMTPTINSMMVMGIVSLPGMMTGQILAGARPTDAVRYQIIILFAIAAATALASIGGVLLAFLRLFSTTHQLRLDRLRRLP, via the coding sequence ATGAATGAAACCTATCTAGCCATTGGCAATGTTCAGCTTATCTTAGCCACCAGCTTGCTTCTGATCAACATTATAATTTCTGTTGTATTGCAGCTTGGCTTAGGCAGACAGCTTTGGATTGCTGGTATTCGAGCAGTTGTCCAGCTTTTACTCATTGGCTATGTTCTAGAGTGGGTATTTACCCTAGAGAATCCTCCTCTTATTTTGCTCGTAGGATTGATTATGACGACGATGGCAGGGCTCTCGTCTGTGCAGCGAACCCGTCGTCGATTTCAGGGAATTTATTTCAACAGCATTTTATCCATTCTAGTATCCACAGCCTTGATCACCGGCATCACTATCACCGGCATCATTCACGTTGATCCTTGGTATGATCCCCAGTATCTTATTCCTCTACTAGGCATGATTTTAGGCAACGCTCTCACCGGAATTACCTTGGCGATCGATCGCTTTATGGACGATCTAACCACTGGGCGCGATCGCATTGAAGCCATGTTGGCCCTAGGTGCAACTCGTTGGGAAGCAGCCCATGACAGCATTCGTGTAGCTCTACGGACAGGTATGACTCCCACGATTAATTCGATGATGGTCATGGGGATTGTGAGCCTGCCGGGAATGATGACGGGGCAAATTTTAGCGGGGGCTAGACCGACGGATGCTGTCCGCTATCAAATCATCATTTTGTTTGCGATCGCAGCAGCTACGGCTCTTGCCAGTATAGGAGGCGTATTACTAGCTTTCTTGCGACTCTTCAGCACAACTCATCAACTTCGGCTCGATCGCCTCCGACGACTCCCATAA
- a CDS encoding ATP-binding cassette domain-containing protein codes for MPLLTVQRLGRQVQHRWIWKNLQFDLYPGENLAITGASGSGKSLLLRSLANLDPIQEGQLWFQGKVLSAYTEPYYRSQVIYLHQRPALVEGSVEDNLRQVYQFKSHRHQSFNQDQILAYLSALGRDASFLLRPSSALSGGEAQIVAFIRALQLSPQILLLDEPTASLDLETVYALETLVHYWQKTDPNRATIWTSHTSEQINRVAQRHIHLQPLGS; via the coding sequence ATGCCTCTGCTTACGGTGCAACGTTTAGGGCGGCAGGTTCAACATCGATGGATTTGGAAAAACCTTCAGTTTGATCTATATCCAGGCGAGAATCTGGCCATCACTGGAGCATCTGGATCGGGCAAGAGCTTGTTGCTGCGATCGCTCGCCAATCTGGACCCTATACAAGAGGGGCAACTCTGGTTTCAAGGCAAAGTTCTTTCTGCCTATACAGAACCCTACTACCGCAGCCAAGTTATTTACTTACATCAACGGCCAGCATTAGTAGAAGGAAGTGTCGAAGATAATTTACGCCAAGTCTATCAATTTAAGAGTCATCGTCACCAATCCTTCAATCAAGATCAGATTCTTGCCTATCTTTCTGCCCTAGGACGAGATGCTAGTTTTCTCCTGCGCCCCAGTTCAGCATTATCAGGAGGAGAAGCGCAAATTGTTGCATTCATTCGAGCCTTGCAGCTCTCTCCCCAGATTCTACTATTGGATGAACCTACCGCGTCTCTGGATCTGGAAACGGTTTACGCCTTAGAAACTCTTGTTCACTATTGGCAGAAGACTGACCCAAACCGCGCCACCATCTGGACAAGCCATACGTCCGAACAAATCAACCGTGTCGCACAACGACATATTCATCTTCAGCCGCTGGGATCATGA